The Desulfovibrio fairfieldensis sequence TGGGGGCTGCGGGCGCGGCCGGGGCGGCCTCATTGGGGTGGAGCACGGCATAGAGGCGGTTCAAAATCTTGCGCGGAGTCAGGTGGGCGTAACCCACGGCGGCGATCAGGTCGTCCACGCTTTCGAAATTCATTTCCTGGGCCACCAAGGCCAGATGACCTTCCTTGAGGGCCTTGCCCACATTGAGGCTGACCTTGCGACCTTCTTTCTCCAGCATGTCGCGGCCCAGGGCCACGGCGTGAGCCCGCTCCTCGGTGCGCAAATAGCGCTGAATACGGCTGCGGGCTTTGGCGGTCTTGACCAGCTTGAGCCAGTCCCGATTGGGATTACGCGCCGGGTCCGTGACGATTTCCACGATATCGCCGTTTTTCAGCTCCGTGCTCAGAGGCATGAGCCGCCCGTTGACCTTGGCCCCGGCGCAGTGCTGGCCCACCTTGGTGTGGATCAGAAAGGCGAAATCCAGAGGCGTAGCCCCCTCGGGCAGCTCCTTGACGTCCCCGGCCGGGGTGTAGACATAGACCTCGTCCTTGAAGAGGTCCATTTTCAACGCGTGCATGAATTCGCGCGAATCCGTCTCGTCGCCCTGGCGTTCAAAAATTTCCCGCAGCCAGGAGAACTGCTCCAGATCCTTGCTGTTGACCCGGCCCTTTTCCTTGTACAGCCAGTGCGCGGCCACGCCGTGCTCGGCCTGGCGGTGCATGTCCTCGGTGCGGATCTGAATTTCGATGCGTTCGCCCTCGGGCCCTATGACCGTGGTGTGCAGGCTCTGGTAGCCGTTGGCCTTGGGCATGGAAATATAGTCTTTGAAGCGCCCGTGCACGGGCCGCCACTGCGAGTGCACCAGGCCGAGCACCGCGTAGCAATCCTTGATGTCCTTGACCAGCACGCGGAAGGCCATGATATCGTGCATTTCATCCAGGGTCAGGGATTGGGACTGCATTTTCTTGTAAATACTGTACTTGTGCTTGATGCGGCCGTAGACTTGGCCCTGAATATGGTTGGAAGCCAGCAGATCCAGGATCAGCCCCACCACCTTGTCGATGATGTGCTTTTCCACCACCTGATGCTTGTCCAGCCAGTGGTCGATCTGGTTGAAGACATCCGGCCGCAGATATTTGAAGCTCAGATCCTCCAGGTTGCGCTTGAGCATATAGAGGCCCAGGCGGTTGGCCAAGGGCGCGTAGATGTCCATGGTTTCCTGGGCGATGCGCTTCTGCTTGTGGGCTTTCTGGAAATCCAGGGTGCTCATATTGTGCTGGCGGTCGGCCAGCTTGACCATCAGCACGCGCATGTCATGGCTCATGGCCAGGATCATCTTGCGGATATTCTCGGCCTGGGCTTCCTCCTTGTTTTCAAACGGGATCATGCTGATCTTGGTGACCCCGTCCACAATGTCGGCCACTTCCTCGCCGAAATTCTCGTCTATCTCCTCAATGGTGGCCTTGGTGTCCTCCACGGTGTCATGCAGCAGGCCCGCAGCCACCGTAGGCTCGTCAAAGCCCATTTCCGCCAGGGTGTCGGCCACGGCCAGGGGATGGGAGAGGTAGGGCTCGCCGGAAAGGCGTGTCTGCCCGGCGTGGGCCGTGGCGGCGAACACATAGGCCTTCTGGATCAGCTCCAGATCTGCGTTCTGGTTGTTGGCCGCCACTTTGTCGAGAATTTCCTGAATGCGGATCATGGGTCAGCCCTGCCAAGCTGTGAAAAGTGAGCGGGATGAGACACTTTTTTGACTATGTTCCGACAAGAGCGGCCTTGTCAACGGCGTAAAAGCCCCGGCTGAGCACGGCCCGCCCGTCAGGCCTCGCGGTCGCGGACAGCCCGCCGCAAACCGCCTGCCGGACGCCCCTACTCCACCACCTCATAGCGCTGCAAGGCCTTGGGCACCCACCACTTGTCGAAATTGTACATGATTCCGGCCAAAGCCGGTTTGATGCCCATGAAGCGCCGCTGCACCACGGGCAGGGCGTAAGGTACGAACAAAAAGCAGTAGGGCTGGTCATCGGCCAGGATTTCCTGGACCCGCGCGTACAGCCGCGTGCGCACGGCCTGGTCCGGCGTGGAGCGCGCCTCTTCCAG is a genomic window containing:
- a CDS encoding RelA/SpoT family protein, whose amino-acid sequence is MIRIQEILDKVAANNQNADLELIQKAYVFAATAHAGQTRLSGEPYLSHPLAVADTLAEMGFDEPTVAAGLLHDTVEDTKATIEEIDENFGEEVADIVDGVTKISMIPFENKEEAQAENIRKMILAMSHDMRVLMVKLADRQHNMSTLDFQKAHKQKRIAQETMDIYAPLANRLGLYMLKRNLEDLSFKYLRPDVFNQIDHWLDKHQVVEKHIIDKVVGLILDLLASNHIQGQVYGRIKHKYSIYKKMQSQSLTLDEMHDIMAFRVLVKDIKDCYAVLGLVHSQWRPVHGRFKDYISMPKANGYQSLHTTVIGPEGERIEIQIRTEDMHRQAEHGVAAHWLYKEKGRVNSKDLEQFSWLREIFERQGDETDSREFMHALKMDLFKDEVYVYTPAGDVKELPEGATPLDFAFLIHTKVGQHCAGAKVNGRLMPLSTELKNGDIVEIVTDPARNPNRDWLKLVKTAKARSRIQRYLRTEERAHAVALGRDMLEKEGRKVSLNVGKALKEGHLALVAQEMNFESVDDLIAAVGYAHLTPRKILNRLYAVLHPNEAAPAAPAAPSVKESKEEAVRKTEGVGISGVDGVLMRFAKCCNPVPGDPIIGYISRGMGVSVHRADCPNVANMEPERLISVHWDGAEEKPYEAGIFIIARNVQGVLAEVAQVLAKNNVNITGLNMDNMVDGRAKLRFTVEVRDATQLYQLIEAIRALPSILEVVRDTEDV